AGATATTTATGCAAAAATTGCGGTTTCGAATGGCAAAGTGCAAGTAAAGAATATGATAAATGTCCAGATTGTGATTCAGAAAACATTGAACTAATAAATCTAGAAGCAGGTTCCCAAATCTCCACAGCACAACCCGGATTAGGAAGAAGAAGGGGTGTTGCTGGTAGGGGTATGGGCTCTGGAAGAGGAGTTGGAATGGGTGCTGGGCCTCCAAGGGCATGTAAATGCCCTGAATGTGGTTATGAAGCCCCAAAAACTCCGGGAATCCCTTGCCGTGAATCAAAATGCCCTAAATGTGGTCTTCCACTTTGCGGTTCTGATTAAACTGTTCTTTAATGGAGGTAACAGAAATGGTATTAATATGTATTCCAAGTCTGGATCAGGGAGGTTTGAAAAGTAAAATATCCCAACACCTGGGAAAAACCCCCTACTTTGTTTTAATAAAATATGAAAATGACAAAATCGAAAATATTCAGATCTTAGAAAGTATGGCCAAACACGTTGGCGGTAACATGACTCCCGGTGAATTCATTGCTGGTTCAGGGGCTAATAAGCTTTTATGTGGTAATTTAGGGCCCAAAGCTATCCAAATGCTCCAAGCTGCTGGAATTGAGGTTTATACTGGGGCATCAGGAACAGTAATTGAAGCTTTACATGATTGGGAAGAAGGAAAACTAAAACTAGCTAGCATGGACTCTGCCTGTGCAGATGGCCACATTTAATCCAAATAATATTATGTCGGTAATTATTATACAATGTACCATTACAAATAGTGAGATGGTCTTTTGAAAGCAGAAGAAGAAACAATTTCGGAAGAAGAACAGAAAAAACTTATAATGCAACAGGATATAGCCATAATAAAACGAATGAACGATATTAACCACAAAATTGCTGTAATGAGCGGTAAAGGAGGGGTAGGAAAGTCAACCATAGCTGTTAACTTGGCAGTGGCCTTTGCTTTAAAGGGATACCATACTGGTTTAATGGATGTGGATCTCCACGGTCCAGATGTTCCACATATGTTAGGTGTTGAAAACGCGATTTTGCAGCAGTCACCCCTGGGTATATTGCCACTTAACGTAATGGAGAACTTGGATATTTTATCAATAGAGTTCATGTTACCATCCAAAGGATCGCCCATCATTTGGAGGGGTCCTAAAAAGACCGGTGCAATAAGACAGTTTTTATCTGATGTTTCATGGGGCAAACTCGATATGTTGATCGTTGATAATCCACCAGGAACTGGAGATGAACCTTTAACAGTTTTACAATCCATCAGTCCCCTGGATGGAGTGGTGATGGTTACCACTCCTCAGGAAGTTGCTGGTGAAGACGTTAGAAAATGTGTTAACATGGTTAAAGGGCTGAAAATCCCGGTTTTAGGTATCATAGAGAACATGTCTGGTTTCACCTGCCCTCACTGCAAAAAAGAAATTAATATTTTTGGAAAAGGTGAAGGAAAGGAACTTTCAGAAGAATTGGAGATACCTTACCTAGGAAGCCTACCCCTGGAAACGCAGGTTAGAGAAAAATCTGACCAGGGAAAACCATTCATTCTCTCTGATCAAGAGTCTGAAATATCTAAGAAGTTCATGGAAATAGTTTCCAAGATTGAAAACACGATTTCTAATAAAAGAGGTGATTAGATGAAAGTAGCGATAGCTGCTAACGGTGGAAGCCTGGATTCCCAGGCCAGCCCTGTATTTGGAAGATGTTCTCATTTAATTGTGGTTGATTTGGTGGATGGGGATTTTAAAGATGTTAAGATAATACCCAACCCTGTTACAACTGAGGGGGGAGTGGGTATAAAAACTGCCAGAATGGTGGGAAATGAAGGGGCAGAGGCTATTATATCAGGATCTGTTGGTCCTAACGCCTTTGAAGTTTTAACACAACTGAGTATAAAAACTTACCAAATGGTACCAGGGACAGTTGAAGAAAATTTAACCCTCCTATCCCAGGGAAAGCTGCAAACTTTGGATCCATCTGCCAGAGGACGCAGAGGTGGTATGGGGGGAAGAGGTGGAGGAAGAAGGTAGTTATAAGTCAAATTTAGAAATTTGGCTTTTTCAAATTCCACACCTAATCAAGTAATTAAATTGAATCAAAGAACGTTAAATTTGTACGAAATAGTCATATAGACGTACGAACATAACTTCACCTTCGTAAAGGTGTCAATTAGTTAATTGAAGGAATTTCTCATGAAAATTGCAATAACTGGTGGAAAAGGTGGTACTGGAAAATCAACCATAGCCACAGCCCTGGCCCTAGAACTGTCAACTGATAATAAGGTATTATTAGTTGATGCTGATGTTGAATGTCCGGATGATCATATAATTCTGTCAACCACCCGTGAAAAAGTGGGAGATGTCCATGCTATTCTTCCAAGTTTTGATCAGGAAAAATGTTTAAAATGTGGACGCTGCTCTGAAGTCTGCAAGGAAAACGCAGTTGTCTTTATTAAAGACAAATACCCATTCATAGTAAGTAAACAGTGCAATGGTTGTGGGGCTTGTATTTTGACCTGTCCTTCCGGAGCATTGACCGAAGGGCAACAAGTAATTGGGGCTATATACCAGGGCAAATGCCAACAGCCATACCTAAAGCAGGAACATGATCTCCTCCTGCTCTGGGGTGAGATGGAAGTTGGTTGTGAAAACA
This is a stretch of genomic DNA from Methanobacterium petrolearium. It encodes these proteins:
- a CDS encoding P-loop NTPase, with translation MKIAITGGKGGTGKSTIATALALELSTDNKVLLVDADVECPDDHIILSTTREKVGDVHAILPSFDQEKCLKCGRCSEVCKENAVVFIKDKYPFIVSKQCNGCGACILTCPSGALTEGQQVIGAIYQGKCQQPYLKQEHDLLLLWGEMEVGCENTSMVVNATREYAENRTSDYDCMLIDTAAGTHCNVISAMVDVDLALAVAEPTPLGRHDLELILQLLKIMKVSTKIIVNRSDIGELKLIEEVSQENDVPIIQKVPYERDILKKHSRGQPVIHKNIEELAYVLSEKS
- a CDS encoding NifB/NifX family molybdenum-iron cluster-binding protein, translated to MVLICIPSLDQGGLKSKISQHLGKTPYFVLIKYENDKIENIQILESMAKHVGGNMTPGEFIAGSGANKLLCGNLGPKAIQMLQAAGIEVYTGASGTVIEALHDWEEGKLKLASMDSACADGHI
- a CDS encoding Mrp/NBP35 family ATP-binding protein, whose amino-acid sequence is MKAEEETISEEEQKKLIMQQDIAIIKRMNDINHKIAVMSGKGGVGKSTIAVNLAVAFALKGYHTGLMDVDLHGPDVPHMLGVENAILQQSPLGILPLNVMENLDILSIEFMLPSKGSPIIWRGPKKTGAIRQFLSDVSWGKLDMLIVDNPPGTGDEPLTVLQSISPLDGVVMVTTPQEVAGEDVRKCVNMVKGLKIPVLGIIENMSGFTCPHCKKEINIFGKGEGKELSEELEIPYLGSLPLETQVREKSDQGKPFILSDQESEISKKFMEIVSKIENTISNKRGD
- a CDS encoding NifB/NifX family molybdenum-iron cluster-binding protein, whose protein sequence is MKVAIAANGGSLDSQASPVFGRCSHLIVVDLVDGDFKDVKIIPNPVTTEGGVGIKTARMVGNEGAEAIISGSVGPNAFEVLTQLSIKTYQMVPGTVEENLTLLSQGKLQTLDPSARGRRGGMGGRGGGRR
- a CDS encoding DUF134 domain-containing protein — translated: MEKPRVCRFSPDIVGPNEFEPLNITMEEFESLRLSDYQSIRQKKSAEIMDISQSTFHRTLNSARKKISRALVEGRIIQIKGGDYIMDKKRYLCKNCGFEWQSASKEYDKCPDCDSENIELINLEAGSQISTAQPGLGRRRGVAGRGMGSGRGVGMGAGPPRACKCPECGYEAPKTPGIPCRESKCPKCGLPLCGSD